DNA from Chitinophaga pendula:
GTTGGGTACTTCCAGTTTCTCTGCAATGTCAAGCAGCTCGGGAACGAGCATGTCGTTCAATTGTAAGATGTCGTACATCATCTGTGTTGTCTAATTTTAGAAGTGTTGTAAGGCGGGTAGCACTACGTACCAACATACACCAATTACTGATAATTGTTTAGTCCAATAAATTTAATTTGATTATTAAACCTGATAGGGATTGTTGAGTTCAGGAACTGCTGATGAAGATGGATAAAATTAAGCTTAATCAGGCAGATAATAACGCAAGATTAAAACAAGTTTTATTATTCTCCAAAAAAAAGTTATAACACTCAACACCCATAATGCGGCTTCTAGGCAGATTTTGAGGCAGGTATTGTATCCCTGTGAACAGTCAAAATGGCTATTGTATGGTACTCTACAGCCGATCAATATTATCTAGTCCTTCAAAAACTACGCCAGGAGTGTTTTTAGTGCCCTCATAACATTATTTAACATTTATTTGGCAGTTCCAGCCTCGTTTTGGCGGGTAATATACGCCCCACACCGGCACAATCCTGCCATAAAGCCCACTTTGCAAACCCTATAACTTCTCAGTGAGATCGCTTATTTTTGCATTCCTAAAAATTATCTATTATGAGCCAAAGAGTGAAAGTAAAACACATCCTGTCCGACGACAGGACCAATTACGAAACAACAGTAAAGGGTTGGGTACGGTCTTTCCGTAATAACCAATTTATAGCCCTGAATGATGGCTCTACTAATAATAATTTACAGGTAGTAATAAACCAAGAGCAGATTGATCCTGCCATTGTCAAAAGGCTCACAACCGGCGCTGCCATCAGCATACAAGGGCAAATAATCCCCTCCCTCGGTAAGGGTCAACGCGTAGAACTCAAAGCCAATACACTCGAAATACTCGGCGATTGCGATCCCGAACAATATCCGCTACAGCTGAAAAATAAACCTAGCCTCGAATATCTGCGCGAAATCGCTCATCTGCGCTTCCGTACCAATACCTTCGGTGCTATCTTCAGAGTAAGACATAGTCTCGCTTTTGCCGTACACAAGTTCTTTAACGAAAAAGGATTTGTATACCTGCATACACCTATCATCACCGCCTCCGATGCAGAAGGCGCCGGCGAAATGTTCCATGTCACCAGCATGGATATCAACAATCCCATCCGCAACGAAGCCGGCGAAATCAACTATACAGAAGACTTCTTCGGCAGAGCCACCCACCTCACCGTTTCCGGTCAGCTGGAAGGCGAATTAGGCGCGATGGCTTTCGGCGATATCTACACTTTCGGCCCTACCTTCAGAGCCGAAAACTCCAATACAGCCCGCCACCTCGCAGAATTCTGGATGATAGAACCAGAAATGGCCTTCTATGACCTAGAAGACAATATGAACCTCGCAGAAGCTTTCATCAAATACGTAATAGGCTACGTACTGGAAAATAACCGCGAAGACCTGGAATTCCTCGCCCAACGCCTGCAGGAAGAAGAAAAACAAAAGCCGCAACAGGAACGCAGCGAAATGAGCCTGATCGAAAAACTCGAATTCGTACTGAACAACGAATTCATGCGCATCACCTACACCGAAGCCATCGATATACTCAAAAACAGCAAGCCTAACAAAAGCAAAAAATTCCAGTACCTCATCGAGGAATGGGGCGCAGACCTGCAAAGCGAACACGAACGCTACCTCGTAGAAAAACATTTCAAAAAACCAGTCATCCTGACCGACTATCCAAAGGATATCAAAGCCTTCTATATGAAGCAAAGTGAAGATGGAAAAACCGTACGAGCAATGGATATCCTCTTCCCCGGTATCGGAGAGATCGTAGGGGGTAGCCAACGGGAAGAAAACTATGATAAACTGGTACGCCGCATGGAAGAAATGCACCTGCCCGTAGAAGAAATGAGCTGGTACCTAGATACCCGCCGCTTCGGTACCGCTCCACACGCCGGCTTCGGCCTTGGCTTCGAAAGATTGGTATTGTTCGTAACTGGTATGGGCAACATCCGCGATGTCATCCCTTTCCCAAGAACACCCAAGAACGCAGAGTTCTAATCCACCTGCAAACAACTCCTCCTAAGGAGCCAACAATACCAAAGAGATGCGTGATATACGCATCTCTTTTTTTTATGGAATCATATCACATCCGCATCTTCCATAAAACAACTAATTCGTTCATCTATACCTGTTACTATGGCCGAAATCACTACCGACAATAACAACCGGAAAGGTACCCGTTGCAAAAAGAATAATCCTCGTGTAGACATGACACCTATGGTAGATCTGGGATTCCTCCTGATCACTTTCTTCATGCTCAGCACCACCCTGATGCAACCTAAAACCATGGATCTTATCATGCCCCATAATGATGGCGACCCGTCCCCATTAAAAGCCAGCAATGCCATGACCCTCCTCCTGGGCGATCATAACCGTATTGCCTGGTATGAAGGCCTGCCAGACAATCCTTCCGTTCAGTACACTTCCTATGGTCAACGCAATGGCATTGGCAACATCATCCGTCGCAAACGGGCCGAAATATTACAACGCACCGGAAAAAACCAGCTGATGGTATTGATCAAAGCAGATCAACACGCCAGCTATAAGAACATAGTAGATATTATGGATGAAATGCTGATCAATAAAGTAGAAAGTTATACCCTTGCAGACATGACAGCGCAAGAACACACCTATCTGACCAACAGACCAGTTGCAGTCAACCATTAAGACAGGAGAAAATAAAAAGCCTTTAATACCGCGCGCAGGCGGCGATACAGCAGGAATTTCCTACCTTCAGTGTCCCAAAACGATTTTATTATGGCAATAACTCATTCCATCCCTGTTGTGGACCTGGCAG
Protein-coding regions in this window:
- the asnS gene encoding asparagine--tRNA ligase, producing MSQRVKVKHILSDDRTNYETTVKGWVRSFRNNQFIALNDGSTNNNLQVVINQEQIDPAIVKRLTTGAAISIQGQIIPSLGKGQRVELKANTLEILGDCDPEQYPLQLKNKPSLEYLREIAHLRFRTNTFGAIFRVRHSLAFAVHKFFNEKGFVYLHTPIITASDAEGAGEMFHVTSMDINNPIRNEAGEINYTEDFFGRATHLTVSGQLEGELGAMAFGDIYTFGPTFRAENSNTARHLAEFWMIEPEMAFYDLEDNMNLAEAFIKYVIGYVLENNREDLEFLAQRLQEEEKQKPQQERSEMSLIEKLEFVLNNEFMRITYTEAIDILKNSKPNKSKKFQYLIEEWGADLQSEHERYLVEKHFKKPVILTDYPKDIKAFYMKQSEDGKTVRAMDILFPGIGEIVGGSQREENYDKLVRRMEEMHLPVEEMSWYLDTRRFGTAPHAGFGLGFERLVLFVTGMGNIRDVIPFPRTPKNAEF
- a CDS encoding ExbD/TolR family protein, whose amino-acid sequence is MAEITTDNNNRKGTRCKKNNPRVDMTPMVDLGFLLITFFMLSTTLMQPKTMDLIMPHNDGDPSPLKASNAMTLLLGDHNRIAWYEGLPDNPSVQYTSYGQRNGIGNIIRRKRAEILQRTGKNQLMVLIKADQHASYKNIVDIMDEMLINKVESYTLADMTAQEHTYLTNRPVAVNH